The following are from one region of the Pseudodesulfovibrio piezophilus C1TLV30 genome:
- a CDS encoding citrate synthase — MTSRGLTMLKDSKEGKGKTAYLILDGTTYELPVIVGTENEHAVDISCLRKETGYVTYDPGFGNTGACTSAITYVDGENGILRYRGYPIEELAAQGTFIETAYLLIFGALPTRSQRQEFRDLLSEQELLHEGLRHHFEGFPSNGHPMAILSAVINSLGCYHPDLLEITSTNDFLRAAAKIISKVRTIAAWSYRKAQGLPFMYPDPKLSYCRNFLHMMHSVPNRNFEPTDAQVRALTLFFLLHADHEQNCSCSTVRMVQSTEANLFASVSAGICALWGRLHGGANAGVVKMLEDIRDGEATIGQYIERVKRKECRLMGFGHRIYKSFDPRAKILRQAAHDMLDSIGYDDPLLDIALELAEVALNDEYFTSRKLYPNVDFYSGIILRALGIPVNMFPVMFAIGRMPGWIAHWNETNTDGTTKIHRPRQIYTGHESRPYIPLDMRLDP; from the coding sequence ATGACATCAAGGGGTTTGACCATGCTGAAGGATAGCAAGGAAGGCAAAGGCAAGACCGCATATCTGATTCTGGACGGTACCACGTACGAACTACCGGTAATCGTCGGGACCGAAAACGAACACGCGGTCGATATATCATGTCTGCGCAAGGAAACAGGGTACGTGACGTATGATCCCGGATTCGGGAACACCGGCGCATGTACCAGTGCCATCACCTATGTTGATGGAGAGAACGGTATTCTCCGATACCGAGGATATCCCATCGAGGAACTGGCCGCCCAGGGGACATTCATCGAGACCGCCTATCTCTTGATCTTCGGCGCACTGCCGACGCGCAGTCAGCGCCAGGAATTTCGCGATTTACTCAGTGAACAAGAATTGCTGCACGAAGGATTGCGCCATCATTTCGAAGGATTTCCATCCAATGGACATCCCATGGCTATTTTGTCAGCTGTCATCAACTCTCTCGGCTGCTATCATCCCGACCTGCTCGAAATTACGAGTACCAATGATTTCCTGCGTGCTGCCGCCAAAATCATATCCAAAGTCAGGACCATTGCCGCGTGGTCCTATAGGAAAGCGCAAGGGCTCCCGTTCATGTACCCGGACCCAAAGCTGTCTTACTGCCGAAACTTCTTGCACATGATGCATTCGGTACCAAACAGGAACTTCGAACCAACGGACGCACAGGTTCGGGCATTGACACTTTTCTTCCTGCTCCATGCTGATCACGAACAGAACTGCTCATGCTCCACCGTGCGCATGGTTCAATCCACTGAGGCCAATCTTTTTGCCTCGGTATCCGCAGGTATCTGCGCTCTGTGGGGACGGTTGCACGGAGGGGCCAACGCCGGTGTCGTCAAGATGCTCGAAGATATCCGTGACGGGGAAGCGACTATAGGCCAATATATTGAGCGGGTTAAACGCAAGGAATGCCGTCTCATGGGATTCGGGCATCGTATATACAAGAGCTTTGATCCTCGTGCAAAGATATTGCGCCAGGCCGCACACGACATGCTCGACTCCATCGGGTATGATGATCCACTTCTCGACATTGCATTGGAACTGGCCGAGGTGGCTCTCAATGACGAATACTTTACTTCGCGTAAACTCTACCCCAATGTCGACTTCTACTCCGGTATCATCCTTCGCGCACTGGGTATCCCTGTGAATATGTTCCCGGTCATGTTCGCCATCGGACGGATGCCTGGCTGGATTGCTCATTGGAACGAGACAAATACCGATGGCACGACTAAAATTCACCGCCCACGCCAGATATATACAGGGCACGAATCCAGACCCTATATCCCCCTCGATATGCGTCTTGATCCCTGA
- a CDS encoding AraC family transcriptional regulator: MHSSLIEYRHPPGLTGVELLCLSDPHFEFTSHIHDAYVFWFNGEGGERVSLRGASDILQPDSFGIVAPGEVHANHAITHFRTLESLYVDPETLQTFVQGCGGRLTGFRSRLQKDQHCRQALAFLHGVLMKTDDPFLAGEVFHEIFYLLLKRHGEAVLPEEKLRAPAKVRLAREFMHEHFAESFSLEILAEYCHCSPCHLIRLFRREMGLPPHAYLMELRLARARTLLNHGVGIGQAAQEVGLTDQSHLTRRFRTRFGLTPGQYRKQIS; encoded by the coding sequence ATGCACTCGTCCTTGATAGAATATCGTCATCCCCCCGGATTGACAGGGGTGGAGTTACTCTGCCTTTCTGACCCCCACTTCGAGTTTACATCGCATATTCATGATGCGTACGTCTTTTGGTTCAATGGAGAAGGGGGTGAGCGAGTCAGTCTTCGAGGTGCTTCAGACATCCTTCAACCGGACAGTTTCGGCATAGTCGCTCCGGGTGAAGTGCATGCCAATCATGCTATAACGCATTTTCGTACGCTGGAATCACTTTATGTTGATCCGGAGACTCTTCAGACATTTGTTCAAGGGTGCGGCGGCCGTCTCACTGGTTTTCGAAGTCGTTTGCAAAAGGATCAACACTGTCGTCAGGCATTGGCTTTTCTTCATGGTGTCCTCATGAAGACAGATGATCCGTTTCTGGCTGGTGAAGTCTTCCATGAGATCTTTTACCTGCTGCTGAAACGTCATGGGGAAGCCGTGTTGCCGGAAGAGAAACTGCGAGCCCCGGCCAAGGTGCGACTGGCCCGAGAGTTCATGCATGAGCACTTTGCCGAGTCTTTCAGTCTCGAGATTCTGGCGGAGTACTGCCATTGTTCCCCATGTCATCTTATTCGGTTGTTTCGTCGCGAAATGGGGCTGCCCCCGCATGCGTATCTTATGGAATTACGGCTTGCTCGAGCCAGAACACTCTTGAATCACGGCGTCGGGATCGGGCAGGCGGCTCAGGAAGTCGGCCTGACCGATCAAAGTCATCTCACTCGTCGTTTTCGGACTCGGTTCGGCCTGACACCAGGGCAGTATCGCAAGCAGATATCATGA
- a CDS encoding sigma-54-dependent transcriptional regulator, whose translation MSTAMLELIVKEQRDMATVLILDDDLRLNQTMVRIMGRMGLEADSAATIAEARELMQGRAYKLVFLDVRLPDGNGLDILPEILDTPSRPEVVILTGKGDPDGAELAIHAGAWDYLLKPSSVKQTMLCAERALKYHKQKLVVEPASKIDLGSLVGVSPKMEACYEQIALAARSDSNVLITGETGTGKELFAQTIHKNCSRREFEFVPVDCASLNKELIESVLFGHKRGAFTGAERDRVGLVKVADRGTLFLDEVGDMNLDIQKTFLRVLQERAFRPVGDTKEVSSNFRLMAATNRDLDADIDQEMFRQDLLYRLKTIHIKLPPLRERDGDIKLLALFRVNQLARQYDREMTLAPESFDVLSAYAWPGNVRELFAVIETAFLHADGAAQIIPRHLPSQLRVAAMRAQVARVDGSSVVSERESGPDSLGMEAVKQGVSLKGFKGDMEKHYLEELRTVTGGDIKRMIEISGCSQSHLYSLLKKAGLSLK comes from the coding sequence ATGTCGACAGCAATGCTTGAGTTGATTGTGAAGGAACAGAGAGACATGGCAACAGTACTGATACTTGATGATGATCTGCGTTTGAACCAAACCATGGTCCGCATCATGGGCCGGATGGGACTTGAAGCCGATTCCGCTGCGACCATTGCGGAGGCTCGGGAGCTTATGCAAGGCAGGGCGTATAAACTCGTCTTTTTGGATGTCCGGCTCCCTGATGGTAATGGGTTGGATATTTTACCGGAAATTCTGGACACGCCATCCCGGCCAGAGGTTGTCATTCTGACAGGAAAGGGAGACCCGGATGGTGCGGAACTGGCTATCCACGCCGGAGCCTGGGACTACCTTCTTAAACCGTCTTCCGTGAAGCAAACCATGCTTTGTGCCGAGAGGGCGCTCAAATATCACAAGCAGAAACTTGTTGTCGAACCTGCGTCCAAAATCGACCTTGGCAGCCTGGTGGGTGTCAGTCCCAAGATGGAAGCCTGCTATGAGCAGATAGCACTTGCTGCGCGGTCGGATTCCAATGTTTTGATTACTGGAGAAACCGGGACTGGCAAGGAACTCTTCGCACAAACGATTCACAAGAACTGTTCCCGAAGAGAATTCGAGTTTGTTCCGGTGGACTGTGCGTCTCTCAACAAAGAATTGATTGAGAGTGTGCTTTTCGGTCATAAGCGCGGCGCATTCACCGGAGCGGAGCGGGACCGAGTCGGACTGGTCAAGGTTGCCGATCGGGGCACCTTGTTTCTGGATGAAGTCGGGGACATGAATCTTGATATTCAGAAGACCTTTCTCAGAGTCCTTCAGGAGCGAGCATTTCGCCCTGTCGGGGATACAAAGGAAGTTTCGAGTAATTTCCGCTTGATGGCTGCCACAAATCGAGATCTTGATGCTGATATTGATCAGGAAATGTTTCGCCAGGATCTTCTGTACCGTCTCAAGACCATTCATATCAAGTTGCCTCCTTTGCGAGAGCGTGACGGAGATATCAAGTTGCTGGCCTTGTTTCGGGTCAACCAGCTTGCTCGGCAGTATGATCGGGAAATGACCCTGGCCCCGGAATCTTTCGATGTCCTGAGCGCCTATGCCTGGCCCGGCAATGTGCGTGAATTATTTGCAGTCATTGAAACCGCATTTCTTCATGCAGATGGTGCGGCGCAGATTATTCCCCGCCATTTACCCTCTCAATTGCGTGTTGCCGCCATGAGGGCACAGGTTGCTCGTGTTGACGGCTCTTCTGTCGTTTCAGAACGAGAGAGCGGTCCGGATTCTCTTGGTATGGAAGCTGTCAAGCAGGGAGTCTCGTTGAAAGGGTTCAAGGGAGACATGGAAAAACATTATCTTGAAGAACTCAGGACTGTTACAGGAGGTGATATTAAGCGTATGATCGAAATCTCCGGATGTTCACAATCACATCTCTATTCCTTGCTGAAAAAAGCTGGCCTTTCTCTCAAATAA
- a CDS encoding 4Fe-4S dicluster domain-containing protein: MNKKRQSSVGVSRRGFLKAFGMGSAAALLPGNSLARERVSTASEGELATLLDLSKCIGCGECVAACRESNAVKFPEPVKPFPEMHPRGRAKPEDWSDKRERDDRLTPYNWLFLQTARGQYKGQDFEITLPRRCMHCQNPPCSHLCPFGAAAKQANGITRISARLCMGGAKCKAVCPWHIPQRQSGVGLYLHLMPRFAGNGVMYKCDRCYQRIDKGELPACISICPENVQTIGVRKDIVVQAKALAEEMNGFIYGLDENGGTNTLYVSPVPFEVLNESVDKGAGKPHLKPVADSMSDETTLAKATLLAPIAGVMAGLAGIGARLYSGYSNREKALPRSKKQGGTP; the protein is encoded by the coding sequence ATGAACAAGAAACGACAATCCTCTGTGGGCGTGAGCAGAAGAGGTTTTCTCAAAGCATTCGGTATGGGCAGTGCTGCTGCGCTCCTCCCTGGAAATTCGCTGGCTCGGGAGCGGGTGTCAACGGCATCAGAAGGGGAATTGGCAACGCTGCTTGATCTCTCAAAATGTATTGGCTGTGGCGAGTGTGTTGCCGCATGTCGGGAATCGAATGCCGTCAAATTTCCTGAGCCAGTCAAGCCTTTCCCGGAAATGCATCCTCGCGGTCGGGCAAAGCCTGAAGATTGGTCTGATAAGCGCGAGAGGGATGACCGTTTGACACCCTACAACTGGCTTTTTCTTCAGACGGCCCGAGGACAGTACAAGGGACAGGATTTTGAAATCACTCTCCCTCGACGATGTATGCATTGCCAAAACCCGCCCTGTTCGCACCTCTGTCCGTTTGGCGCGGCGGCAAAGCAGGCAAATGGCATAACTCGGATTTCTGCCCGGTTGTGCATGGGAGGAGCCAAGTGCAAGGCTGTCTGCCCATGGCATATCCCTCAACGTCAATCCGGTGTGGGGTTGTACCTGCATCTTATGCCGCGGTTTGCCGGGAATGGGGTTATGTACAAATGTGACCGCTGTTATCAACGCATCGACAAGGGAGAGCTCCCTGCCTGTATCTCAATATGCCCGGAAAATGTCCAAACCATAGGTGTCAGGAAGGACATTGTGGTTCAAGCCAAGGCGTTGGCTGAAGAAATGAATGGGTTTATCTATGGTCTTGACGAAAATGGCGGCACGAATACCCTCTACGTGTCGCCGGTTCCGTTCGAAGTGTTGAATGAAAGTGTGGACAAGGGGGCAGGCAAGCCTCATTTAAAGCCCGTTGCGGATTCCATGAGCGATGAAACCACCCTTGCGAAAGCAACTCTGCTTGCTCCCATTGCTGGTGTGATGGCCGGTTTGGCGGGAATCGGAGCCAGATTGTATTCAGGGTATTCCAACCGGGAAAAAGCGTTGCCAAGGTCCAAGAAGCAGGGAGGCACACCCTGA
- a CDS encoding FAD-dependent oxidoreductase has protein sequence MATTSILVLFLLGLGAAAVLAAASRVLHVEEDPRIAAVEGCFPGANCGGCGYPGCSAAAGAIVKGDAAPEICVAGGPEIATAIAAIMGTEVTFKEPKVAANICTGGSRANLLFDYEGVEDCRAEALLYGGEKSCGLGCIGMGTCVKVCSFDAIRLDDNGLPVVDWHACRSCGKCAEVCPTGAIRISGMTMDLLHLNKIDDCLAPCMQKCPAQVDVRTYIQQMKQGDMRGALLTMKERNPLPLAVGRLCPAPCENICRRKIADNGVAIHTLHRFVADWEMNSGARVQLNCNPPSGHRVAIIGGGAAGLSCAYFLRRIGHEPVIFEKRDLVGGMMRGVIPEYRLPHKVVDWEIQTILDLGVDIRTGMTFGTDFTLPDLEEEGFEAVFMATGAWKVPALGIENDTADGVVDSISFLEQVGETYTDLKGKKVVVVGDSNTAMDVVRSAIRLGADVSSLIACNDRKMAANKNEVKRAAELGADLKYLTTPTAITAENGKVTGIDYCELAYADPKKATGTPKVVDGTEANLEADMIIVATDRMSGAGSLMNAEGSPLFEMDKKTGGIKADATTLQTSIPNVFTGGEAHTGRNILIQAVADGRRAARAIHHSITEGTIPEPKNPQLRVIPESILKNMHVTYSIPRIQVPEISVEERKCTFKEEVQGGIAYEEARKEGSRCLRCGLTCYDSEAGAEYAQDTDVQPFEEISKK, from the coding sequence ATGGCTACCACTTCCATACTGGTCCTGTTTTTACTAGGTCTTGGCGCTGCCGCAGTTCTGGCTGCCGCGTCCCGAGTCCTTCATGTTGAAGAAGATCCCCGCATCGCAGCGGTTGAGGGATGCTTTCCCGGTGCCAACTGCGGAGGCTGCGGCTATCCCGGCTGCTCTGCCGCTGCCGGAGCTATCGTCAAAGGCGATGCAGCCCCTGAAATATGCGTGGCCGGAGGCCCGGAGATCGCAACCGCTATTGCGGCAATCATGGGAACCGAAGTTACTTTCAAGGAACCCAAAGTCGCGGCAAACATTTGTACTGGCGGATCCCGCGCCAATCTGCTCTTTGACTACGAAGGAGTCGAGGACTGCCGCGCTGAAGCTCTACTCTATGGTGGCGAGAAATCATGTGGTCTCGGCTGCATCGGCATGGGAACCTGCGTCAAGGTGTGCAGTTTTGATGCTATCCGACTTGATGACAACGGACTCCCTGTCGTGGACTGGCACGCCTGCCGATCCTGTGGAAAATGCGCGGAAGTCTGCCCGACCGGAGCCATCCGCATTTCAGGCATGACCATGGATCTGCTACACCTGAACAAGATTGATGACTGCCTGGCCCCCTGCATGCAGAAATGCCCGGCCCAGGTGGATGTTCGTACCTATATTCAACAAATGAAACAGGGCGACATGCGCGGCGCACTTCTGACCATGAAGGAACGCAATCCCCTGCCTCTGGCTGTCGGCCGCCTCTGCCCTGCCCCTTGTGAAAACATTTGCCGCCGCAAGATAGCCGACAACGGCGTGGCTATTCATACCCTGCACCGTTTTGTCGCTGACTGGGAAATGAACTCCGGCGCACGAGTCCAACTCAACTGCAATCCCCCTTCAGGTCACCGAGTGGCGATCATAGGTGGTGGTGCTGCTGGTCTGTCTTGCGCATACTTCCTGCGACGAATCGGGCACGAACCGGTCATATTCGAAAAGCGTGACCTGGTCGGTGGCATGATGCGCGGCGTCATTCCCGAATACAGACTCCCGCACAAAGTGGTTGACTGGGAAATCCAGACTATTCTCGACCTTGGTGTAGACATTCGTACCGGCATGACATTCGGCACGGATTTCACCCTTCCCGATTTGGAAGAGGAAGGATTCGAAGCCGTTTTCATGGCGACAGGAGCCTGGAAAGTCCCGGCTCTGGGAATCGAAAACGATACCGCTGACGGTGTGGTCGATTCGATCTCTTTCCTGGAACAGGTTGGTGAAACATATACCGACCTCAAAGGAAAGAAAGTCGTTGTGGTCGGAGATAGCAACACGGCCATGGATGTCGTGCGGAGCGCCATTCGCCTCGGAGCTGACGTCTCTTCCCTCATTGCCTGCAATGACCGGAAAATGGCTGCGAACAAGAATGAAGTCAAACGTGCTGCCGAACTCGGTGCAGACCTCAAATACCTCACGACTCCAACAGCCATCACGGCTGAAAATGGAAAGGTTACAGGTATAGATTATTGCGAATTGGCGTATGCCGATCCCAAAAAAGCCACCGGTACCCCCAAAGTCGTCGATGGAACCGAGGCAAACCTTGAAGCCGACATGATCATCGTCGCGACGGATCGCATGTCCGGTGCCGGTTCATTGATGAATGCAGAAGGTTCCCCTCTCTTTGAGATGGATAAAAAAACCGGTGGAATCAAGGCTGATGCCACGACGCTGCAAACCAGCATCCCCAATGTGTTCACTGGTGGCGAAGCCCATACAGGACGCAACATCCTGATCCAGGCTGTTGCCGATGGTCGCCGTGCGGCTCGTGCCATCCACCACTCCATAACCGAGGGAACCATTCCTGAGCCAAAGAATCCGCAACTTCGAGTTATTCCCGAATCCATCCTCAAGAATATGCATGTGACGTATTCCATCCCCCGCATTCAGGTCCCCGAGATCAGCGTGGAAGAACGCAAGTGCACCTTCAAGGAAGAAGTTCAGGGCGGCATTGCCTACGAAGAAGCAAGAAAGGAAGGAAGCCGTTGCCTCCGCTGCGGCCTGACCTGCTACGACTCCGAGGCAGGAGCCGAATACGCTCAGGATACCGATGTGCAACCATTCGAAGAAATCAGCAAGAAGTAA
- a CDS encoding NAD kinase: MAFDKIACIASRSTKARKGLESLAKRYSFVPVEEADVIVALGGDGFLLATMHEYLHFGVPIYGMNRGTVGFLLNEFSQNALEERLNSAQGHTLYPLKMTATSSSGHRLTALAFNEVALLRYSQQSAHIRVSINGQIRLDQLICDGIMLATPAGSTAYNLSARGPIIPLGSNVLALTPVSPFRPRRWDGALLPHTATVEFDIINHQKRPVGASADSFEVRDVNHVIVTEDTSQYATVLFDPGHSLEERIFNEQFS, translated from the coding sequence ATGGCATTTGACAAAATTGCATGCATAGCTTCCCGCTCTACCAAGGCACGAAAAGGACTTGAAAGCCTTGCCAAACGATATTCCTTTGTCCCGGTGGAAGAAGCTGACGTGATCGTTGCTCTCGGGGGAGATGGGTTTCTCTTGGCAACCATGCATGAGTACCTGCACTTCGGAGTGCCCATTTACGGCATGAACAGGGGCACCGTCGGGTTCCTGCTGAACGAATTCTCCCAGAATGCTCTGGAAGAAAGACTCAACTCGGCACAGGGACATACTCTCTACCCCTTGAAAATGACTGCGACGTCCTCTTCTGGACACAGGTTGACAGCCCTCGCTTTCAACGAAGTCGCGTTGCTTCGATATTCCCAACAATCTGCCCATATCCGGGTGAGTATCAATGGCCAAATCAGACTTGACCAGCTCATATGCGACGGAATCATGCTTGCCACACCGGCCGGATCAACTGCGTACAATCTTTCCGCTCGAGGACCAATCATCCCTCTTGGCTCCAACGTGCTCGCTCTGACCCCAGTCAGCCCATTCCGCCCTAGACGATGGGACGGAGCATTGCTCCCCCACACAGCCACAGTGGAATTCGACATCATCAACCATCAGAAACGCCCTGTCGGCGCTTCCGCAGATTCCTTTGAAGTCCGGGACGTCAATCACGTCATCGTGACGGAAGACACCAGCCAATATGCCACGGTCCTGTTCGATCCTGGCCATTCATTGGAAGAACGAATTTTCAACGAACAATTTTCCTGA
- a CDS encoding hybrid sensor histidine kinase/response regulator has protein sequence MKYPEIMKTLCCLILTMSMVCFACVASAATGRKQVLYINSYQNGYAWSDNILAGIRERLRESDYTIDLQVEYMDAKKHPARSNRALLKRLFANKFAESRFDAIICSDNDAFQFMLSYHDVLFPGVPVVFCGVNDWQPEVLERQQGVTGIVERLGIRETLETALRLNPLKRKVIVVGDPSLTSRAIAAQIKAVVPDFIDRLEFSFWENIPLNELLSRSRNLPDDTLLFFIPVYVESEGKYLSAGEVVEALYENANVPIYGAWKFLLGHGIVGGHLLDGVGHGKAAANMVLKILDGLSPADIPTAYGAPSGSVFDWKVLEKFGMDIAVLPFDAQFINRPELTYQLEKRVVWTVGVALCVLTLFTLLLGASRNRALRAERELALSRAMLRSIIDTIPQLLYWKDSDNRFKGVNRRFADFFGLSRLEEAEGKRNNDVIHEKQFSRKSDDLDRIVMDRGLPVLREILEYDAPDRPGMVFEMSKIPLHDDKGNISGVLSTAEDITARVVLEQQLIQSQKMEAVGTFVGGIAHDFNNLLTTIINSTELALMEIEAVDAAEDVLRAKLAAQQGSQLVSQLLTFSRPSNRDAMRMDAAETVTKALNLVAPLLPDSIVLKRDIPPDILEGVADPSQLQQVVMNLCTNAIHALKESGGVLIVSVSVDEGRQRNAQSGLAGRRLLRLKVRDNGPGISPNVRDRIFDPFFTTKKKHEGTGLGLAIVQGIVHGHGGHIRLVSHPGLTLFDIAIPFEKGESAPVISNTTNFGGEERILFVEDDPEQLVLIPRALSLLGYKVTAVQGGRAALDVLMGGTRFDMIVTDFDMPGFDGVELARTVRQLFPGIPVILVSGGQDAVAAADGDPGIIDVLMKPYTGSALAERMRRLFDVDSNA, from the coding sequence ATGAAGTATCCTGAAATTATGAAGACCCTGTGCTGCCTCATCCTGACCATGAGCATGGTCTGCTTTGCGTGTGTTGCGTCTGCGGCCACAGGACGCAAGCAGGTACTGTATATCAATTCCTATCAAAACGGGTATGCTTGGTCGGACAACATCCTGGCAGGGATTCGTGAGAGGCTGAGGGAGAGTGACTACACCATTGACCTTCAGGTGGAGTACATGGATGCCAAGAAACATCCGGCACGGTCCAACCGAGCCTTGTTGAAACGGCTTTTTGCCAATAAGTTCGCCGAATCCAGATTTGATGCAATCATCTGTTCGGACAACGATGCCTTTCAGTTCATGCTCTCCTATCATGATGTTCTGTTTCCTGGCGTGCCGGTGGTTTTTTGCGGGGTGAATGACTGGCAGCCGGAAGTGTTGGAACGGCAGCAGGGCGTGACCGGTATTGTTGAACGATTGGGTATTCGTGAAACTCTGGAAACAGCATTGCGTCTTAACCCGTTGAAGCGGAAAGTCATCGTTGTTGGCGATCCCTCGCTGACATCGCGGGCAATTGCAGCCCAGATAAAGGCTGTTGTGCCGGATTTTATCGACCGGCTGGAGTTTTCTTTCTGGGAGAATATCCCTCTCAATGAACTGCTTTCGCGCAGCCGAAATCTTCCCGACGACACGCTTCTCTTTTTCATCCCTGTCTATGTGGAATCCGAGGGCAAGTACCTTTCGGCAGGAGAGGTTGTTGAAGCCCTGTATGAGAATGCCAATGTCCCTATCTATGGCGCATGGAAGTTCCTTCTGGGGCACGGCATCGTCGGTGGGCATCTGCTGGACGGTGTGGGGCATGGCAAGGCTGCTGCAAATATGGTTCTGAAAATTCTGGACGGTCTGTCTCCTGCGGATATTCCCACCGCTTACGGTGCACCATCGGGGTCAGTGTTTGATTGGAAGGTCCTGGAGAAATTCGGCATGGACATAGCGGTACTTCCATTTGATGCGCAGTTCATTAATCGGCCGGAATTGACGTACCAGCTTGAAAAAAGGGTTGTCTGGACTGTGGGGGTTGCTCTGTGTGTCTTGACACTGTTTACGCTTTTGTTGGGAGCGAGTCGTAATCGAGCGCTCCGGGCCGAACGTGAATTGGCTTTGTCCAGGGCAATGTTGCGCTCAATCATTGATACCATCCCGCAACTGCTCTACTGGAAGGATTCCGATAATCGATTCAAGGGCGTCAATAGGCGTTTTGCGGATTTTTTTGGGCTTTCCCGGTTGGAGGAAGCTGAAGGAAAACGGAATAACGATGTCATTCATGAAAAACAGTTTTCAAGAAAGAGTGATGATCTGGATCGAATTGTCATGGATCGGGGACTGCCTGTCCTGCGGGAGATTCTGGAATATGATGCTCCCGATCGTCCCGGAATGGTCTTTGAAATGAGCAAGATTCCCTTGCATGATGACAAGGGAAATATTTCAGGTGTCTTATCCACTGCGGAGGACATCACGGCTCGTGTGGTTCTGGAACAGCAGCTTATTCAGTCTCAAAAGATGGAGGCTGTCGGGACTTTTGTTGGAGGTATTGCACATGATTTTAATAATTTGCTGACAACAATTATCAATTCGACTGAACTTGCATTGATGGAAATAGAAGCTGTTGATGCGGCAGAGGATGTGCTGCGCGCCAAGTTGGCCGCACAGCAGGGGAGTCAGCTTGTGAGCCAGCTTCTGACATTCTCAAGGCCATCGAACAGGGATGCCATGCGTATGGATGCGGCGGAAACTGTCACGAAAGCACTGAATCTTGTCGCTCCATTGCTGCCGGACTCTATTGTTTTGAAAAGAGATATTCCTCCCGACATATTGGAAGGTGTTGCTGATCCTTCTCAATTGCAGCAGGTCGTGATGAACCTCTGCACCAATGCTATCCACGCGTTGAAGGAGTCCGGTGGAGTCCTGATTGTTTCTGTGTCAGTGGATGAGGGCCGTCAGCGAAACGCGCAATCCGGACTTGCGGGCAGACGGCTCCTTCGGCTCAAGGTCCGGGACAATGGACCAGGTATTTCTCCTAATGTCCGGGACAGAATTTTCGATCCGTTTTTTACTACCAAGAAAAAGCATGAGGGAACCGGTTTAGGATTGGCTATTGTTCAGGGGATTGTGCACGGACATGGTGGGCACATTCGGCTTGTCAGTCATCCAGGGCTGACGCTTTTTGATATTGCAATTCCTTTCGAGAAGGGGGAATCAGCTCCGGTTATTTCGAATACGACGAACTTTGGAGGCGAAGAGAGAATTCTCTTTGTGGAAGATGATCCGGAGCAATTGGTATTGATTCCGCGTGCCCTGTCACTCCTCGGGTATAAGGTGACAGCGGTCCAGGGCGGGCGTGCCGCATTGGATGTTCTCATGGGAGGGACCCGATTCGACATGATTGTCACGGATTTTGATATGCCGGGGTTCGACGGTGTGGAGTTGGCCAGAACCGTGCGGCAACTTTTTCCTGGTATTCCCGTGATTCTTGTTTCAGGCGGGCAGGATGCAGTGGCTGCGGCTGATGGAGATCCAGGGATCATCGATGTTTTGATGAAACCGTACACCGGAAGTGCTTTGGCAGAGCGCATGAGACGTCTCTTTGATGTCGACAGCAATGCTTGA
- a CDS encoding tRNA-binding protein — protein sequence MATIEWNDFEKVELRVGTIEKVESFPEARNPAYILWVDFGEAIGMRKSSAQITALYSPEELLGKQVVAVVNFPPKQIGPIKSHCLVTGFYREDGVVLAVPDKPVSNGLKLG from the coding sequence ATGGCAACTATTGAATGGAATGATTTTGAAAAAGTGGAATTGCGGGTGGGAACCATTGAAAAAGTGGAATCTTTTCCCGAGGCACGGAATCCCGCCTATATTCTTTGGGTCGATTTTGGCGAAGCAATCGGAATGCGTAAATCCAGCGCACAGATCACGGCCCTGTATTCCCCGGAGGAATTGCTCGGAAAGCAGGTTGTGGCGGTTGTGAACTTCCCGCCCAAACAGATAGGTCCCATCAAGTCTCACTGCCTGGTCACAGGCTTTTATCGTGAGGACGGAGTAGTGCTTGCTGTGCCGGATAAGCCAGTTTCCAATGGACTCAAACTCGGGTGA